The following proteins come from a genomic window of Gossypium raimondii isolate GPD5lz chromosome 5, ASM2569854v1, whole genome shotgun sequence:
- the LOC105770799 gene encoding protein PIN-LIKES 3 isoform X1, whose product MGFLDLLVVALVPILKVLLVTGVGLFLGIEKINLLGPEARDYLNKIVFYVLSPCLLFSNLAETITYKSLVTLWFMPLNVLLTFLVGSALGWILAKLTKTPRHLQGIVIGCCSTGNLGNLLLIVFPDICDESNSPFSKLSTCSTDAEAYASLSMAVGAIFTWAYAYPLVSSYVIKNTEHSSIQSSEPSPDSCTEPLLSPSDSQISEDNSVVLELPLTNMQDGKKMSFKEKIAGCIKCITSKIDLEKVFVPSTVASIAGLIIGIVSPFRKVLIADNAPLRVINSSAALIGHAAIPSMTLIMGANLLKGLQRSEMSLVVILGVVAVRNICLPLLGIGVVQGAHHLGVVGSDALYRFVLMFQYAVPPAINVGTMTQLFKSGQGETSVILLWSYSVASISLTLWSTLYMSLVSNSSTK is encoded by the exons ATGGGATTCTTGGATCTATTAGTTGTGGCATTGGTGCCAATTCTAAAAGTGTTACTGGTAACTGGTGTTGGTTTGTTTCTTGGCATAGAAAAGATCAACCTGTTGGGGCCGGAGGCAAGAGACTACTTGAATAAA ATTGTATTCTATGTATTAAGTCCTTGCCTCTTATTCAGCAACTTGGCCGAGACAATCACTTACAAAAGTTTGGTTACCTT ATGGTTCATGCCACTCAATGTTCTTCTAACATTTCTCGTTGGCTCAGCTCTTGGTTGGATTCTTGCAAAACTAACTAAAACTCCTAGACACCTTCAAGGAATCGTCATCGGTTGTTGTTCCACAG GAAACTTGGGAAACTTGCTTCTCATTGTTTTTCCAGACATATGCGATGAGTCGAATAGTCCATTTTCAAAGTTATCTACTTGCTCTACCGATGCCGAGGCATATGCTTCACTATCCATGGCA GTAGGAGCCATTTTTACTTGGGCATATGCGTATCCTTTGGTGAGCTCTTATGTTATTAAGAATACGGAGCACAGCTCTATCCAGTCCTCCGAACCATCTCCCGACAGTTGCACGGAACCGCTACTATCACCTAGTGATAGCCAAATTTCTGAAGACAACTCGGTGGTACTCGAACTGCCTCTAACTAATATGCAGGACGGAAAAAAG ATGTCATTCAAAGAGAAGATTGCTGGGTGTATAAAGTGCATTACGAGTAAGATCGACCTAGAGAAGGTGTTCGTACCATCGACTGTTGCATCG ATAGCCGGGTTAATCATCGGGATAGTCTCTCCGTTCCGGAAAGTACTGATAGCAGACAATGCACCTCTTCGAGTAATCAATAGTTCAGCAGCTCTGATAGGGCAT GCAGCCATTCCATCAATGACCTTGATAATGGGGGCAAACCTTTTAAAAG GTCTACAAAGATCAGAAATGAGTTTGGTGGTGATTTTAGGGGTAGTTGCAGTTCGGAACATTTGCTTGCCATTGTTGGGGATCGGTGTTGTTCAAGGTGCACACCATTTGGGCGTGGTTGGATCGGATGCTTTATATCGATTTGTTCTAATGTTTCAATATGCTGTTCCCCCTGCAATCAATGTCG GTACAATGACACAACTATTTAAAAGTGGACAAGGTGAAACATCTGTGATTTTGTTATGGTCATATTCTGTAGCTTCCATCTCTCTAACACTTTGGTCAACACTGTACATGTCTCTTGTCTCTAATTCCTCCACCAAATAA
- the LOC105770799 gene encoding protein PIN-LIKES 3 isoform X2, with product MPLNVLLTFLVGSALGWILAKLTKTPRHLQGIVIGCCSTGNLGNLLLIVFPDICDESNSPFSKLSTCSTDAEAYASLSMAVGAIFTWAYAYPLVSSYVIKNTEHSSIQSSEPSPDSCTEPLLSPSDSQISEDNSVVLELPLTNMQDGKKMSFKEKIAGCIKCITSKIDLEKVFVPSTVASIAGLIIGIVSPFRKVLIADNAPLRVINSSAALIGHAAIPSMTLIMGANLLKGLQRSEMSLVVILGVVAVRNICLPLLGIGVVQGAHHLGVVGSDALYRFVLMFQYAVPPAINVGTMTQLFKSGQGETSVILLWSYSVASISLTLWSTLYMSLVSNSSTK from the exons ATGCCACTCAATGTTCTTCTAACATTTCTCGTTGGCTCAGCTCTTGGTTGGATTCTTGCAAAACTAACTAAAACTCCTAGACACCTTCAAGGAATCGTCATCGGTTGTTGTTCCACAG GAAACTTGGGAAACTTGCTTCTCATTGTTTTTCCAGACATATGCGATGAGTCGAATAGTCCATTTTCAAAGTTATCTACTTGCTCTACCGATGCCGAGGCATATGCTTCACTATCCATGGCA GTAGGAGCCATTTTTACTTGGGCATATGCGTATCCTTTGGTGAGCTCTTATGTTATTAAGAATACGGAGCACAGCTCTATCCAGTCCTCCGAACCATCTCCCGACAGTTGCACGGAACCGCTACTATCACCTAGTGATAGCCAAATTTCTGAAGACAACTCGGTGGTACTCGAACTGCCTCTAACTAATATGCAGGACGGAAAAAAG ATGTCATTCAAAGAGAAGATTGCTGGGTGTATAAAGTGCATTACGAGTAAGATCGACCTAGAGAAGGTGTTCGTACCATCGACTGTTGCATCG ATAGCCGGGTTAATCATCGGGATAGTCTCTCCGTTCCGGAAAGTACTGATAGCAGACAATGCACCTCTTCGAGTAATCAATAGTTCAGCAGCTCTGATAGGGCAT GCAGCCATTCCATCAATGACCTTGATAATGGGGGCAAACCTTTTAAAAG GTCTACAAAGATCAGAAATGAGTTTGGTGGTGATTTTAGGGGTAGTTGCAGTTCGGAACATTTGCTTGCCATTGTTGGGGATCGGTGTTGTTCAAGGTGCACACCATTTGGGCGTGGTTGGATCGGATGCTTTATATCGATTTGTTCTAATGTTTCAATATGCTGTTCCCCCTGCAATCAATGTCG GTACAATGACACAACTATTTAAAAGTGGACAAGGTGAAACATCTGTGATTTTGTTATGGTCATATTCTGTAGCTTCCATCTCTCTAACACTTTGGTCAACACTGTACATGTCTCTTGTCTCTAATTCCTCCACCAAATAA